One window of Salmo salar chromosome ssa11, Ssal_v3.1, whole genome shotgun sequence genomic DNA carries:
- the LOC106563372 gene encoding 5-hydroxytryptamine receptor 1A-beta yields the protein MEERNNTTAAWFPFDFQNETSTADAEEVKLSSQIFTSFLLAVLILCAVFGNACVVAAIALERNLQNVGNYLIGSLAVTDLMVSVLVLPMAALYQVLNRWTLGQVPCDIFISLDVLCCTSSILHLCAIALDRYWAITEPIEYMKKRTPRRAAVLISVTWFVGFSISVPPMLIMRSQPSSKAEDIANPEQCMISRDPWYTIYSTFGAFYIPLILMLVLYGRIFKAARFRIRRTVRKTEKKKVSDSCLALSPALFHKRTNGDPSKSWKRSVEPKPTPCVNGAVKHGELLEIIEVHSNSKNNLPLPNNPNSEPLFESRQDKNMEAKKKMAMARERKTVKTLGIIMGTFIFCWLPFFIVALVMPFCQSCQMPKWLEDVINWLGYSNSLLNPIIYAYFNKDFQSAFKKIIKCHYCKP from the coding sequence ATGGAGGAAAGAAACAACACGACGGCCGCATGGTTTCCATTTGATTTCCAAAACGAAACCTCGACAGCTGATGCAGAGGAGGTGAAACTAAGTTCCCAAATCTTCACGTCCTTTCTCCTTGCCGTGCTTATCCTCTGTGCCGTATTTGGGAACGCGTGTGTGGTTGCAGCCATCGCCCTGGAGAGAAATCTTCAGAATGTAGGGAACTATCTGATCGGGTCTCTGGCCGTGACTGATCTGATGGTATCGGTTCTGGTGTTGCCCATGGCGGCCCTTTACCAAGTCTTAAACAGGTGGACTCTCGGACAGGTACCATGTGACATTTTCATCTCTTTAGATGTGTTATGTTGTACATCATCTATACTGCACCTTTGCGCCATCGCCTTGGACAGGTACTGGGCCATTACCGAACCTATAGAGTATATGAAGAAGAGGACGCCCAGAAGAGCGGCCGTTCTGATCAGTGTCACTTGGTTTGTCGGGTTTTCCATCTCTGTTCCACCAATGTTGATCATGCGTTCCCAGCCGAGTAGTAAAGCGGAGGACATAGCTAATCCCGAGCAGTGCATGATAAGTCGAGACCCCTGGTACACAATCTACTCGACATTCGGCGCGTTCTACATTCCGTTGATACTCATGTTGGTCTTATATGGACGGATATTCAAAGCCGCCAGGTTTAGAATCAGGAGAACAGTGCGTAAAACAGAGAAAAAGAAAGTGTCTGATTCTTGTTTGGCACTGTCCCCTGCTCTTTTCCACAAGAGGACCAACGGGGACCCGAGTAAAAGCTGGAAGAGGAGCGTGGAGCCCAAACCGACCCCCTGCGTAAACGGTGCGGTCAAGCACGGCGAGTTGTTGGAGATCATCGAGGTTCACAGCAACTCAAAAAACAACCTGCCACTCCCCAACAACCCCAATTCCGAGCCGCTCTTTGAGAGCAGACAAGATAAGAACATGGAGGCAAAGAAGAAGATGGCCATGGCCAGAGAGCGCAAGACAGTGAAGACGCTGGGTATAATTATGGGCACTTTTATCTTTTGCTGGTTGCCTTTCTTTATTGTCGCCCTGGTAATGCCCTTTTGCCAGTCGTGCCAAATGCCAAAGTGGCTCGAGGACGTCATTAACTGGCTCGGGTACTCCAACTCTCTACTGAACCCCATCATTTACGCATATTTCAACAAAGACTTCCAAAGTGCCTTtaagaaaataataaaatgtcACTACTGCAAACCATAA